The following are encoded together in the Glycine soja cultivar W05 chromosome 5, ASM419377v2, whole genome shotgun sequence genome:
- the LOC114411975 gene encoding LRR receptor-like serine/threonine-protein kinase GSO1, whose protein sequence is MKLIPVRQSAMGSIWMCHFFLLLSILGTTFIATTANNATDSYWLHRIKSELVDPFGALSNWSSTTQVCNWNGITCAVDQEHIIGLNLSGSGISGSISAELSHFTSLRTLDLSSNSLSGSIPSELGQLQNLRILQLHSNDLSGNIPSEIGNLRKLQVLRIGDNMLTGEIPPSVANMSELTVLTLGYCHLNGSIPFGIGKLKHLISLDLQMNSLSGPIPEEIQGCEELQNFAASNNMLEGDLPSSMGSLKSLKILNLVNNSLSGSIPTALSHLSNLTYLNLLGNKLHGEIPSELNSLIQLQKLDLSKNNLSGSIPLLNVKLQSLETLVLSDNALTGSIPSNFCLRGSKLQQLFLARNMLSGKFPLELLNCSSIQQLDLSDNSFEGELPSSLDKLQNLTDLVLNNNSFVGSLPPEIGNISSLESLFLFGNFFKGKIPLEIGRLQRLSSIYLYDNQISGPIPRELTNCTSLKEVDFFGNHFTGPIPETIGKLKGLVVLHLRQNDLSGPIPPSMGYCKSLQILALADNMLSGSIPPTFSYLSELTKITLYNNSFEGPIPHSLSSLKSLKIINFSHNKFSGSFFPLTGSNSLTLLDLTNNSFSGPIPSTLTNSRNLSRLRLGENYLTGSIPSEFGHLTVLNFLDLSFNNLTGEVPPQLSNSKKMEHMLMNNNGLSGKIPDWLGSLQELGELDLSYNNFRGKIPSELGNCSKLLKLSLHHNNLSGEIPQEIGNLTSLNVLNLQRNSFSGIIPPTIQRCTKLYELRLSENLLTGAIPVELGGLAELQVILDLSKNLFTGEIPPSLGNLMKLERLNLSFNQLEGKVPPSLGRLTSLHVLNLSNNHLEGQIPSIFSGFPLSSFLNNNGLCGPPLSSCSESTAQGKMQLSNTQVAVIIVAIVFTSTVICLVMLYIMLRIWCNWRKVAISSAEGGGTVAHKTRNGEYWNMNSFGFIPSPDKQNSAATTTSFYNLKMETMENTSM, encoded by the coding sequence ATGAAACTCATACCTGTCAGACAATCTGCAATGGGTTCCATTTGGATGTGCCATTTCTTTCTGTTATTGTCCATACTTGGTACTACCTTTATTGCAACTACGGCCAATAATGCAACAGATTCCTACTGGCTTCACAGAATTAAATCAGAACTTGTAGATCCATTTGGTGCCCTTAGCAACTGGTCTTCAACAACTCAAGTCTGCAACTGGAATGGAATAACATGTGCAGTTGATCAGGAACATATTATAGGCCTGAATCTGTCTGGTTCAGGAATATCAGGTTCCATTTCAGCTGAGTTAAGTCACTTCACTTCTCTTCGAACACTTGATTTGTCTTCAAATTCACTTTCTGGCTCCATCCCTTCAGAGCTGGGTCAGCTTCAAAATCTAAGAATATTGCAACTACACTCAAATGATCTCTCCGGAAATATTCCTTCAGAGATTGGTAACTTGAGGAAGTTGCAAGTTCTTAGAATAGGAGACAACATGTTGACAGGTGAAATTCCACCTAGTGTTGCCAATATGAGTGAATTGACAGTGTTGACTCTAGGCTACTGCCACTTGAATGGAAGCATACCCTTTGGAATTGGTAAATTGAAGCATCTAATATCACTTGATTTGCAGATGAACAGCCTTAGTGGCCCCATACCTGAAGAAATTCAAGGCTGCGAAGAGCTCCAAAACTTTGCAGCATCAAACAACATGCTTGAAGGAGACTTACCTTCCTCTATGGGGTCTCTTAAATCTTTGAAAATTCTGAATCTGGTCAATAACAGTTTATCTGGATCAATTCCTACAGCTTTGAGCCATCTTTCTAACTTGACATAcctgaatttgcttggaaacaAACTACATGGAGAGATTCCTTCTGAGCTTAATAGTCTGATTCAGTTGCAGAAGCTTGACTTGTCCAAAAACAACCTTTCTGGATCAATACCTCTCCTTAATGTAAAATTGCAAAGTCTTGAAACTCTTGTTTTGTCTGATAATGCTCTGACAGGTAGCATTCCAAGTAACTTCTGCCTCAGAGGTTCAAAGCTTCAGCAGCTTTTCTTGGCTAGAAACATGCTCTCTGGCAAGTTTCCCTTGGAGTTACTCAACTGCTCCTCAATCCAACAGTTGGACCTTTCTGATAACAGCTTTGAAGGAGAACTTCCTTCCAGCTTGGACAAACTGCAGAACCTCACAGATCTTGTGCTCAACAACAACAGTTTTGTTGGATCTTTACCTCCTGAAATTGGCAACATTAGTAGCTTGGAAAGTCTTTTCCTATTTGGTAACTTCTTCAAAGGTAAAATTCCGTTGGAGATTGGAAGGCTGCAGAGATTGAGCTCCATTTACCTCTATGACAACCAGATTTCTGGACCCATACCAAGGGAGTTAACAAACTGcacaagcttaaaggaagtcGACTTCTTTGGAAATCACTTCACAGGGCCAATTCCAGAAACTATAGGTAAGCTCAAGGGTTTGGTTGTTCTTCATCTTAGGCAGAATGACTTGTCTGGTCCAATCCCACCAAGCATGGGATACTGTAAAAGCCTTCAGATATTGGCCTTAGCAGATAACATGTTGTCTGGTTCCATTCCACCCACTTTCAGTTACCTCTCAGAACTCACTAAAATTACCCTTTACAATAACTCCTTTGAAGGACCTATCCCTCATTCACTCTCTTCCCTCAAAAGcctcaaaatcataaacttTTCACACAACAAGTTCAGTGGAAGTTTCTTTCCTCTCACTGGTTCAAATTCCCTGACCCTTCTGGACCTGACTAACAACAGCTTCTCAGGTCCCATCCCTTCCACTCTAACCAATTCTAGAAACCTCAGCCGTCTCAGACTTGGAGAAAATTATCTCACAGGAAGCATTCCTTCTGAATTTGGCCACCTTACTGTTCTCAACTTTCTTGATTTATCATTCAACAATTTAACAGGAGAAGTGCCACCTCAACTCTCAAACTCCAAGAAAATGGAACACATGTTGATGAATAACAACGGGTTGAGTGGAAAAATACCTGATTGGTTGGGAAGCTTACAAGAACTTGGTGAGCTAGATCTCTCATACAATAACTTCCGTGGTAAGATACCTTCTGAGCTTGGTAACTGCTCAAAACTACTCAAGCTTTCTCTCCATCACAATAATCTCTCTGGTGAAATCCCCCAAGAGATTGGAAACCTCACTTCCCTCAATGTCCTCAATTTGCAAAGAAACAGCTTCTCTGGCATAATTCCTCCGACAATTCAGCGATGCACAAAGCTGTATGAGCTCAGGCTCTCAGAAAACTTGTTAACAGGTGCTATACCAGTTGAGCTAGGAGGGCTAGCTGAGTTGCAAGTGATATTGGACTTGAGTAAAAATCTCTTCACTGGTGAGATTCCACCATCTCTAGGAAACCTCATGAAGCTAGAGAGACTCAACCTCTCTTTCAACCAACTTGAAGGAAAAGTTCCTCCTTCACTTGGCAGACTCACAAGCCTGCACGTGCTGAATCTCTCAAACAACCACCTTGAAGGCCAGATTCCTTCAATATTTTCAGGATTCCCACTAAGCTCATTCCTGAACAATAACGGCTTGTGTGGCCCACCTTTGAGTTCGTGCTCCGAATCCACGGCACAGGGGAAAATGCAGCTATCAAACACACAAGTGGCAGTAATCATTGTGGCCATTGTCTTTACTTCCACAGTGATATGCTTAGTGATGCTGTATATAATGCTCAGGATCTGGTGCAACTGGAGAAAAGTGGCAATTTCAAGTGCAGAGGGTGGTGGCACTGTTGCTCACAAGACCAGGAATGGAGAGTATTGGAATATGAATTCCTTTGGGTTCATTCCTTCACCAGATAAGCAGAattcagcagcaacaacaacttcATTCTACAATCTCAAAATGGAAACCATGGAAAATACAAGTATGTAA